A window from Felis catus isolate Fca126 chromosome B1, F.catus_Fca126_mat1.0, whole genome shotgun sequence encodes these proteins:
- the R3HCC1 gene encoding R3H and coiled-coil domain-containing protein 1 isoform X2, with protein MSLVLPATLLSSAPSEAGRLFRLEALPPVTLALLCLDGVFLSSAENDFVHRIQEELDRFLLQKQLSKVLLFPPLSSRLRYLIHRTAENFDLLSSFSVGEGWRRRTVICHLDIRLPSSDGLSGPCHPPASQPSKHRGPRPTSNQGAPAGPRGARAGRWHRGRKPDQALYVPRVLRRQEEWVPPSTQGLKGDAPAGGLLEEPGNVGAEDLNSDQDLPVLTTQAPEDLEGPDQRCDDEQLLDLVGIESPQPESHSGTGHGLEVATQLGSSLRLDSEEANGSEVEKSLAEEEEAELEELGLGSCSEDDYSELLQEITDNLTEKEIQVEKIHVDTSSFMEELPGEKDFAHVVEIYDFEPTLKTEDLLAAFSEFQEKGLKIQWVDDTHALGVFPCLASAAEALTKDFSVLKIRPLTQGTKQSKLKALQRPKLLRLAKARPQTNTAVARRLVARALGLQHKKKERPAVESSTSLRP; from the exons ATGTCTCTTGTTCTTCCTGCCACCCTCCTATCCTCTGCTCCCTCAGAGGCTGGACGTCTCTTCAGGCTGGAG GCTCTCCCACCTGTCACCCTGGCCCTTCTTTGCTTGGACGGCGTCTTCCTCTCCTCCGCCGAGAATGACTTTGTGCACCGCATCCAGGAGGAGCTGGACCGCTTTCTGCTGCAGAAGCAGCTGTCAAA ggTACTTCTTTTCCCCCCACTCTCCAGTCGCCTCCGGTACCTGAtccacaggacagcagagaattttGATCTTCTGAGCAGCTTCTCTGttggggagggctggaggagaagGACAGTCATCTGTCACTTGGATATCAG gTTACCCAGTTCAGATGGACTCTCTGGCCCCTgccaccctcctgcctcccagcctaGCAAGCACCGAGGACCTCGGCCCACCTCAAACCAAGGAGCACCTGCTGGTCCTCGGGGGGCGCGGGCTGGCCGGTGGCATCGTGGACGCAAACCAGACCAGGCTTTGTATGTGCCCCGAGTACTGCGCAGGCAAGAAGAATGGGTACCACCCTCTACCCAAGGGCTCAAGGGAGATGCTCCAGCTGGTGGGCTCCTGGAAGAGCCTGGAAATGTTGGTGCTGAGGACCTCAACTCTGATCAGGACCTccctgtgttgacaactcaggcACCTGAGGACCTAGAGGGCCCAGACCAACGCTGTGACGATGAACAGCTACTGGACCTAGTTGGCATTGAGTCCCCACAGCCCGAGAGCCACTCAGGGACAGGACATGGGTTGGAGGTGGCCACACAACTTGGGTCCAGTCTGAGGCTGGACTCAGAAGAGGCGAATGGGAGTGAGGTGGAGAAGAGCctggcagaggaggaagaagcagagTTGGAAGAGTTGGGGCTTGGCAGCTGCTCCGAGGATGATTACAGTGAGCTGCTACAGGAG ATAACAGACAACCTGACTGAGAAGGAGATTCAGGTAGAGAAGATCCATGTGGACACGTCCTCCTTCATGGAGGAGCTGCCTGGAGAAAAGGATTTTGCCCACGTGGTGGAGATCTACGACTTTGAGCCGACACTCAAGACTGAGGACCTGCTGGCAGCATTTTCCGAGTTCCA GGAGAAGGGGCTCAAGATTCAGTGGGTAGATGACACGCACGCGCTCGGTGTCTTTCCCTGCCTGGCCTCAG CCGCTGAAGCCCTGACCAAGGATTTCTCTGTGCTCAAGATCCGGCCCCTTACGCAGGGAACCAAGCAGTCAAAGCTGAAAGCCTTGCAGAGGCCAA AGCTCCTGCGTCTGGCGAAGGCGAGACCACAGACAAATACAGCGGTGGCCAGGAGGCTGGTGGCCCGGGCCCTGGGGCTCCAACACAAGAAGAAAGAGCGGCCTGCGGTCGAGTCTTCTACCTCCCTGAGGCCCTGA
- the R3HCC1 gene encoding R3H and coiled-coil domain-containing protein 1 isoform X4 encodes MYALPPVTLALLCLDGVFLSSAENDFVHRIQEELDRFLLQKQLSKVLLFPPLSSRLRYLIHRTAENFDLLSSFSVGEGWRRRTVICHLDIRLPSSDGLSGPCHPPASQPSKHRGPRPTSNQGAPAGPRGARAGRWHRGRKPDQALYVPRVLRRQEEWVPPSTQGLKGDAPAGGLLEEPGNVGAEDLNSDQDLPVLTTQAPEDLEGPDQRCDDEQLLDLVGIESPQPESHSGTGHGLEVATQLGSSLRLDSEEANGSEVEKSLAEEEEAELEELGLGSCSEDDYSELLQEGAISQITDNLTEKEIQVEKIHVDTSSFMEELPGEKDFAHVVEIYDFEPTLKTEDLLAAFSEFQEKGLKIQWVDDTHALGVFPCLASAAEALTKDFSVLKIRPLTQGTKQSKLKALQRPKLLRLAKARPQTNTAVARRLVARALGLQHKKKERPAVESSTSLRP; translated from the exons GCTCTCCCACCTGTCACCCTGGCCCTTCTTTGCTTGGACGGCGTCTTCCTCTCCTCCGCCGAGAATGACTTTGTGCACCGCATCCAGGAGGAGCTGGACCGCTTTCTGCTGCAGAAGCAGCTGTCAAA ggTACTTCTTTTCCCCCCACTCTCCAGTCGCCTCCGGTACCTGAtccacaggacagcagagaattttGATCTTCTGAGCAGCTTCTCTGttggggagggctggaggagaagGACAGTCATCTGTCACTTGGATATCAG gTTACCCAGTTCAGATGGACTCTCTGGCCCCTgccaccctcctgcctcccagcctaGCAAGCACCGAGGACCTCGGCCCACCTCAAACCAAGGAGCACCTGCTGGTCCTCGGGGGGCGCGGGCTGGCCGGTGGCATCGTGGACGCAAACCAGACCAGGCTTTGTATGTGCCCCGAGTACTGCGCAGGCAAGAAGAATGGGTACCACCCTCTACCCAAGGGCTCAAGGGAGATGCTCCAGCTGGTGGGCTCCTGGAAGAGCCTGGAAATGTTGGTGCTGAGGACCTCAACTCTGATCAGGACCTccctgtgttgacaactcaggcACCTGAGGACCTAGAGGGCCCAGACCAACGCTGTGACGATGAACAGCTACTGGACCTAGTTGGCATTGAGTCCCCACAGCCCGAGAGCCACTCAGGGACAGGACATGGGTTGGAGGTGGCCACACAACTTGGGTCCAGTCTGAGGCTGGACTCAGAAGAGGCGAATGGGAGTGAGGTGGAGAAGAGCctggcagaggaggaagaagcagagTTGGAAGAGTTGGGGCTTGGCAGCTGCTCCGAGGATGATTACAGTGAGCTGCTACAGGAG GGTGCGATCTCCCAGATAACAGACAACCTGACTGAGAAGGAGATTCAGGTAGAGAAGATCCATGTGGACACGTCCTCCTTCATGGAGGAGCTGCCTGGAGAAAAGGATTTTGCCCACGTGGTGGAGATCTACGACTTTGAGCCGACACTCAAGACTGAGGACCTGCTGGCAGCATTTTCCGAGTTCCA GGAGAAGGGGCTCAAGATTCAGTGGGTAGATGACACGCACGCGCTCGGTGTCTTTCCCTGCCTGGCCTCAG CCGCTGAAGCCCTGACCAAGGATTTCTCTGTGCTCAAGATCCGGCCCCTTACGCAGGGAACCAAGCAGTCAAAGCTGAAAGCCTTGCAGAGGCCAA AGCTCCTGCGTCTGGCGAAGGCGAGACCACAGACAAATACAGCGGTGGCCAGGAGGCTGGTGGCCCGGGCCCTGGGGCTCCAACACAAGAAGAAAGAGCGGCCTGCGGTCGAGTCTTCTACCTCCCTGAGGCCCTGA
- the R3HCC1 gene encoding R3H and coiled-coil domain-containing protein 1 isoform X3 translates to MAHMEANQALPPVTLALLCLDGVFLSSAENDFVHRIQEELDRFLLQKQLSKVLLFPPLSSRLRYLIHRTAENFDLLSSFSVGEGWRRRTVICHLDIRLPSSDGLSGPCHPPASQPSKHRGPRPTSNQGAPAGPRGARAGRWHRGRKPDQALYVPRVLRRQEEWVPPSTQGLKGDAPAGGLLEEPGNVGAEDLNSDQDLPVLTTQAPEDLEGPDQRCDDEQLLDLVGIESPQPESHSGTGHGLEVATQLGSSLRLDSEEANGSEVEKSLAEEEEAELEELGLGSCSEDDYSELLQEGAISQITDNLTEKEIQVEKIHVDTSSFMEELPGEKDFAHVVEIYDFEPTLKTEDLLAAFSEFQEKGLKIQWVDDTHALGVFPCLASAAEALTKDFSVLKIRPLTQGTKQSKLKALQRPKLLRLAKARPQTNTAVARRLVARALGLQHKKKERPAVESSTSLRP, encoded by the exons GCTCTCCCACCTGTCACCCTGGCCCTTCTTTGCTTGGACGGCGTCTTCCTCTCCTCCGCCGAGAATGACTTTGTGCACCGCATCCAGGAGGAGCTGGACCGCTTTCTGCTGCAGAAGCAGCTGTCAAA ggTACTTCTTTTCCCCCCACTCTCCAGTCGCCTCCGGTACCTGAtccacaggacagcagagaattttGATCTTCTGAGCAGCTTCTCTGttggggagggctggaggagaagGACAGTCATCTGTCACTTGGATATCAG gTTACCCAGTTCAGATGGACTCTCTGGCCCCTgccaccctcctgcctcccagcctaGCAAGCACCGAGGACCTCGGCCCACCTCAAACCAAGGAGCACCTGCTGGTCCTCGGGGGGCGCGGGCTGGCCGGTGGCATCGTGGACGCAAACCAGACCAGGCTTTGTATGTGCCCCGAGTACTGCGCAGGCAAGAAGAATGGGTACCACCCTCTACCCAAGGGCTCAAGGGAGATGCTCCAGCTGGTGGGCTCCTGGAAGAGCCTGGAAATGTTGGTGCTGAGGACCTCAACTCTGATCAGGACCTccctgtgttgacaactcaggcACCTGAGGACCTAGAGGGCCCAGACCAACGCTGTGACGATGAACAGCTACTGGACCTAGTTGGCATTGAGTCCCCACAGCCCGAGAGCCACTCAGGGACAGGACATGGGTTGGAGGTGGCCACACAACTTGGGTCCAGTCTGAGGCTGGACTCAGAAGAGGCGAATGGGAGTGAGGTGGAGAAGAGCctggcagaggaggaagaagcagagTTGGAAGAGTTGGGGCTTGGCAGCTGCTCCGAGGATGATTACAGTGAGCTGCTACAGGAG GGTGCGATCTCCCAGATAACAGACAACCTGACTGAGAAGGAGATTCAGGTAGAGAAGATCCATGTGGACACGTCCTCCTTCATGGAGGAGCTGCCTGGAGAAAAGGATTTTGCCCACGTGGTGGAGATCTACGACTTTGAGCCGACACTCAAGACTGAGGACCTGCTGGCAGCATTTTCCGAGTTCCA GGAGAAGGGGCTCAAGATTCAGTGGGTAGATGACACGCACGCGCTCGGTGTCTTTCCCTGCCTGGCCTCAG CCGCTGAAGCCCTGACCAAGGATTTCTCTGTGCTCAAGATCCGGCCCCTTACGCAGGGAACCAAGCAGTCAAAGCTGAAAGCCTTGCAGAGGCCAA AGCTCCTGCGTCTGGCGAAGGCGAGACCACAGACAAATACAGCGGTGGCCAGGAGGCTGGTGGCCCGGGCCCTGGGGCTCCAACACAAGAAGAAAGAGCGGCCTGCGGTCGAGTCTTCTACCTCCCTGAGGCCCTGA
- the R3HCC1 gene encoding R3H and coiled-coil domain-containing protein 1 isoform X1, whose product MSLVLPATLLSSAPSEAGRLFRLEALPPVTLALLCLDGVFLSSAENDFVHRIQEELDRFLLQKQLSKVLLFPPLSSRLRYLIHRTAENFDLLSSFSVGEGWRRRTVICHLDIRLPSSDGLSGPCHPPASQPSKHRGPRPTSNQGAPAGPRGARAGRWHRGRKPDQALYVPRVLRRQEEWVPPSTQGLKGDAPAGGLLEEPGNVGAEDLNSDQDLPVLTTQAPEDLEGPDQRCDDEQLLDLVGIESPQPESHSGTGHGLEVATQLGSSLRLDSEEANGSEVEKSLAEEEEAELEELGLGSCSEDDYSELLQEGAISQITDNLTEKEIQVEKIHVDTSSFMEELPGEKDFAHVVEIYDFEPTLKTEDLLAAFSEFQEKGLKIQWVDDTHALGVFPCLASAAEALTKDFSVLKIRPLTQGTKQSKLKALQRPKLLRLAKARPQTNTAVARRLVARALGLQHKKKERPAVESSTSLRP is encoded by the exons ATGTCTCTTGTTCTTCCTGCCACCCTCCTATCCTCTGCTCCCTCAGAGGCTGGACGTCTCTTCAGGCTGGAG GCTCTCCCACCTGTCACCCTGGCCCTTCTTTGCTTGGACGGCGTCTTCCTCTCCTCCGCCGAGAATGACTTTGTGCACCGCATCCAGGAGGAGCTGGACCGCTTTCTGCTGCAGAAGCAGCTGTCAAA ggTACTTCTTTTCCCCCCACTCTCCAGTCGCCTCCGGTACCTGAtccacaggacagcagagaattttGATCTTCTGAGCAGCTTCTCTGttggggagggctggaggagaagGACAGTCATCTGTCACTTGGATATCAG gTTACCCAGTTCAGATGGACTCTCTGGCCCCTgccaccctcctgcctcccagcctaGCAAGCACCGAGGACCTCGGCCCACCTCAAACCAAGGAGCACCTGCTGGTCCTCGGGGGGCGCGGGCTGGCCGGTGGCATCGTGGACGCAAACCAGACCAGGCTTTGTATGTGCCCCGAGTACTGCGCAGGCAAGAAGAATGGGTACCACCCTCTACCCAAGGGCTCAAGGGAGATGCTCCAGCTGGTGGGCTCCTGGAAGAGCCTGGAAATGTTGGTGCTGAGGACCTCAACTCTGATCAGGACCTccctgtgttgacaactcaggcACCTGAGGACCTAGAGGGCCCAGACCAACGCTGTGACGATGAACAGCTACTGGACCTAGTTGGCATTGAGTCCCCACAGCCCGAGAGCCACTCAGGGACAGGACATGGGTTGGAGGTGGCCACACAACTTGGGTCCAGTCTGAGGCTGGACTCAGAAGAGGCGAATGGGAGTGAGGTGGAGAAGAGCctggcagaggaggaagaagcagagTTGGAAGAGTTGGGGCTTGGCAGCTGCTCCGAGGATGATTACAGTGAGCTGCTACAGGAG GGTGCGATCTCCCAGATAACAGACAACCTGACTGAGAAGGAGATTCAGGTAGAGAAGATCCATGTGGACACGTCCTCCTTCATGGAGGAGCTGCCTGGAGAAAAGGATTTTGCCCACGTGGTGGAGATCTACGACTTTGAGCCGACACTCAAGACTGAGGACCTGCTGGCAGCATTTTCCGAGTTCCA GGAGAAGGGGCTCAAGATTCAGTGGGTAGATGACACGCACGCGCTCGGTGTCTTTCCCTGCCTGGCCTCAG CCGCTGAAGCCCTGACCAAGGATTTCTCTGTGCTCAAGATCCGGCCCCTTACGCAGGGAACCAAGCAGTCAAAGCTGAAAGCCTTGCAGAGGCCAA AGCTCCTGCGTCTGGCGAAGGCGAGACCACAGACAAATACAGCGGTGGCCAGGAGGCTGGTGGCCCGGGCCCTGGGGCTCCAACACAAGAAGAAAGAGCGGCCTGCGGTCGAGTCTTCTACCTCCCTGAGGCCCTGA
- the R3HCC1 gene encoding R3H and coiled-coil domain-containing protein 1 isoform X5, protein MSLVLPATLLSSAPSEAGRLFRLEALPPVTLALLCLDGVFLSSAENDFVHRIQEELDRFLLQKQLSKVLLFPPLSSRLRYLIHRTAENFDLLSSFSVGEGWRRRTVICHLDIRLPSSDGLSGPCHPPASQPSKHRGPRPTSNQGAPAGPRGARAGRWHRGRKPDQALYVPRVLRRQEEWVPPSTQGLKGDAPAGGLLEEPGNVGAEDLNSDQDLPVLTTQAPEDLEGPDQRCDDEQLLDLVGIESPQPESHSGTGHGLEVATQLGSSLRLDSEEANGSEVEKSLAEEEEAELEELGLGSCSEDDYSELLQEGAISQITDNLTEKEIQVEKIHVDTSSFMEELPGEKDFAHVVEIYDFEPTLKTEDLLAAFSEFQEKGLKIQWVDDTHALGVFPCLASELLRLAKARPQTNTAVARRLVARALGLQHKKKERPAVESSTSLRP, encoded by the exons ATGTCTCTTGTTCTTCCTGCCACCCTCCTATCCTCTGCTCCCTCAGAGGCTGGACGTCTCTTCAGGCTGGAG GCTCTCCCACCTGTCACCCTGGCCCTTCTTTGCTTGGACGGCGTCTTCCTCTCCTCCGCCGAGAATGACTTTGTGCACCGCATCCAGGAGGAGCTGGACCGCTTTCTGCTGCAGAAGCAGCTGTCAAA ggTACTTCTTTTCCCCCCACTCTCCAGTCGCCTCCGGTACCTGAtccacaggacagcagagaattttGATCTTCTGAGCAGCTTCTCTGttggggagggctggaggagaagGACAGTCATCTGTCACTTGGATATCAG gTTACCCAGTTCAGATGGACTCTCTGGCCCCTgccaccctcctgcctcccagcctaGCAAGCACCGAGGACCTCGGCCCACCTCAAACCAAGGAGCACCTGCTGGTCCTCGGGGGGCGCGGGCTGGCCGGTGGCATCGTGGACGCAAACCAGACCAGGCTTTGTATGTGCCCCGAGTACTGCGCAGGCAAGAAGAATGGGTACCACCCTCTACCCAAGGGCTCAAGGGAGATGCTCCAGCTGGTGGGCTCCTGGAAGAGCCTGGAAATGTTGGTGCTGAGGACCTCAACTCTGATCAGGACCTccctgtgttgacaactcaggcACCTGAGGACCTAGAGGGCCCAGACCAACGCTGTGACGATGAACAGCTACTGGACCTAGTTGGCATTGAGTCCCCACAGCCCGAGAGCCACTCAGGGACAGGACATGGGTTGGAGGTGGCCACACAACTTGGGTCCAGTCTGAGGCTGGACTCAGAAGAGGCGAATGGGAGTGAGGTGGAGAAGAGCctggcagaggaggaagaagcagagTTGGAAGAGTTGGGGCTTGGCAGCTGCTCCGAGGATGATTACAGTGAGCTGCTACAGGAG GGTGCGATCTCCCAGATAACAGACAACCTGACTGAGAAGGAGATTCAGGTAGAGAAGATCCATGTGGACACGTCCTCCTTCATGGAGGAGCTGCCTGGAGAAAAGGATTTTGCCCACGTGGTGGAGATCTACGACTTTGAGCCGACACTCAAGACTGAGGACCTGCTGGCAGCATTTTCCGAGTTCCA GGAGAAGGGGCTCAAGATTCAGTGGGTAGATGACACGCACGCGCTCGGTGTCTTTCCCTGCCTGGCCTCAG AGCTCCTGCGTCTGGCGAAGGCGAGACCACAGACAAATACAGCGGTGGCCAGGAGGCTGGTGGCCCGGGCCCTGGGGCTCCAACACAAGAAGAAAGAGCGGCCTGCGGTCGAGTCTTCTACCTCCCTGAGGCCCTGA